A single Actinomycetota bacterium DNA region contains:
- a CDS encoding flippase-like domain-containing protein, producing MQPRPDSTTGETPTETPARPQHRGRRALGWAASLGLLAVAAAVARSRWQAVGEAGGIPGLEPAAVAVVAYLVGNTLLALNWRELVSLGAPRPPARTAVWIWSVSQLARYTVTLGQVAGRGVVARRYGLTATAGAVSTLLELTFYLSVSSALSLATLPWWLPLVRARWLAVVGAVPFLVLAATLTHPDAVLRGLSRLLDTRLGRWVTRGRLQRVDERVEVSRARLARVAGLYLANSAVRLAAFLVLLTAVGGDPTRIGLQAVGAYAVGHLAGGLVVFAPGGIGAREGATTLVLAPAMGADATLVLVAAVRLLEIAAELLLVGIARALRGPAPAG from the coding sequence GTGCAACCGCGCCCCGACTCCACGACCGGCGAGACGCCCACCGAGACGCCCGCGCGACCACAGCACCGTGGGCGGCGGGCGCTGGGGTGGGCCGCGTCACTGGGACTGCTGGCGGTCGCCGCGGCGGTGGCCCGTTCCCGGTGGCAGGCCGTCGGAGAGGCCGGCGGGATCCCCGGCTTGGAGCCTGCGGCCGTGGCGGTGGTGGCCTACCTGGTCGGGAACACGCTCCTGGCGCTCAACTGGCGCGAGCTGGTGTCGCTGGGCGCGCCGCGTCCGCCCGCTCGCACCGCCGTGTGGATCTGGTCGGTGTCGCAACTGGCGCGGTACACGGTCACGCTCGGGCAGGTGGCCGGCCGCGGGGTCGTGGCCCGTCGCTACGGGCTGACGGCCACCGCCGGGGCGGTCAGCACCTTGCTGGAGCTGACCTTCTACCTGTCGGTCAGCTCCGCACTGTCCCTGGCGACGTTGCCCTGGTGGCTCCCGCTGGTGCGGGCACGGTGGCTTGCGGTGGTCGGAGCCGTGCCGTTCCTGGTGCTCGCCGCGACCCTCACCCACCCCGACGCGGTGCTGCGCGGCCTGTCGCGTCTGCTCGACACGCGCCTGGGCCGGTGGGTGACGCGCGGGCGCCTGCAACGCGTCGACGAGCGGGTCGAGGTCTCCCGCGCGCGCCTCGCGCGCGTCGCCGGGTTGTACCTGGCCAACAGCGCGGTGAGGTTGGCCGCGTTCCTGGTGCTGCTCACCGCGGTGGGTGGCGACCCGACCCGGATCGGGTTGCAGGCCGTCGGGGCATACGCGGTCGGTCACCTCGCCGGCGGGCTGGTGGTGTTCGCGCCGGGGGGGATCGGCGCGCGCGAGGGTGCCACGACGCTGGTGTTGGCCCCGGCGATGGGCGCCGACGCCACCCTGGTGCTGGTCGCGGCCGTGCGACTCTTGGAGATCGCGGCCGAACTGTTGCTGGTGGGGATCGCGAGGGCGCTGCGAGGACCAGCGCCGGCCGGTTGA
- a CDS encoding HIT family protein — translation MSGDCTFCAIVAGDQPHHLVVEDAHTVAFLDVHPATRGHTLVVPRRHVRDLWDADQDDAARVMRAGWVVARLVRDRLGADGVNLFQATGEVAFQSEFHLHLHVVPRYDPEELVRPWSPLLRADDDELGAVADVLRGG, via the coding sequence ATGAGCGGGGATTGCACGTTCTGCGCCATCGTGGCTGGTGATCAACCCCACCACCTGGTAGTCGAGGACGCCCACACCGTGGCGTTCCTCGACGTCCACCCCGCCACGCGCGGGCATACGCTGGTCGTCCCCCGGCGTCACGTCCGCGACCTGTGGGACGCCGACCAGGACGACGCCGCTCGGGTGATGCGCGCCGGTTGGGTCGTCGCGCGGCTGGTCCGTGACCGGCTGGGAGCCGATGGCGTCAACCTGTTCCAGGCCACCGGCGAGGTCGCCTTCCAGTCGGAGTTCCACCTCCACCTGCACGTGGTCCCCCGGTACGACCCCGAGGAGCTCGTGCGACCGTGGAGCCCGTTGCTGCGCGCCGATGACGACGAGCTCGGGGCCGTCGCTGACGTCCTGCGCGGTGGCTGA
- a CDS encoding AAA family ATPase, with the protein MPQLFAGDELNGEVLGVYHADPATGFGVVELGIEPRGDAGGARCAGPLADLVQGQTVRLVGSWQHHPRFGRTFETTYYEQTVPTTVAGLRAFLLTERFPGVGPRTVDRIVAAFGPSAGSVIEREPHRLVAEAGIRSDLAEAIHARWQQGAALAALVRLIEPAGLPYEVVRSVFARFGVDATEVVRRDPYAVLGADRCRFAHADTLGRHLGVDRLDPRRLAAAARAGHAAARHRDGHQYLTREQCLQEAARLAQVDMNAAVDGLTRAVAGGDLTVEEITVDGGVIKAVYTPAGLASEQALADDLARLHATGRSRLRPHRDGIGPSPELTAGQGEAVRLVFDAPVTVLTGGPGTGKTRTVQEVVAAAEAVRLNVALCAPTGRAAKRLEELVGRPATTVHRLLDARPTTSGDGHGRGFAFRYGAGERLPHDLVVCDEVSMCDTWLAASLVAAVDDGAHLLLVGDPDQLPPVGTGDVVRDLLRAQLVPSVRLTEVHRQAATSRIVSLATEVNTGTLGQLRAVDGDVIVAEEPKRARIVPRVVEAVANRMPAYFGVEVADIQVIAPVYRGDAGVDALNAALKAALNPPRGAAVAGFRSGDRVMQTRNDAELDVSNGDIGYVVDVDARRGQLRVTFPRGEVTYDRSQTRDLTDAWAITVHKAQGGEWPVVVFVCDRSHRAMLWRNLAYTAITRAQQALVVVGQSAALAAAAAHDRPRNRQTALDVRLRPAVQP; encoded by the coding sequence GTGCCACAGCTGTTCGCCGGTGACGAGCTGAACGGCGAGGTCCTCGGCGTGTACCACGCTGACCCTGCGACCGGCTTCGGCGTCGTGGAATTGGGCATCGAACCGCGTGGTGACGCAGGCGGTGCGCGTTGCGCCGGACCGCTCGCCGACCTGGTCCAGGGCCAGACCGTGCGGCTGGTCGGCAGCTGGCAGCACCATCCGCGGTTCGGGCGGACCTTCGAGACGACCTACTACGAGCAGACCGTCCCGACCACGGTCGCGGGGTTGCGGGCGTTCCTGCTGACCGAGCGGTTCCCGGGGGTGGGGCCCCGGACCGTCGATCGGATCGTGGCGGCGTTCGGACCCTCGGCCGGGTCGGTGATCGAGCGCGAGCCGCACCGGCTGGTGGCCGAGGCGGGGATCCGCTCCGACCTGGCCGAGGCGATCCACGCCCGTTGGCAGCAGGGCGCCGCGCTGGCGGCGCTCGTCCGGCTGATCGAGCCGGCTGGGTTGCCCTACGAGGTGGTGCGGTCGGTGTTCGCCCGGTTCGGCGTGGACGCGACCGAGGTCGTCCGGCGCGATCCGTACGCAGTGCTGGGCGCCGACCGGTGCCGCTTCGCGCACGCCGACACGCTCGGCCGCCACCTCGGCGTGGATCGCCTCGACCCGCGACGCCTGGCGGCGGCAGCGCGCGCCGGCCACGCCGCCGCACGCCACCGTGACGGGCACCAGTACCTGACGCGCGAGCAGTGCCTGCAGGAGGCAGCCCGCCTGGCGCAGGTCGACATGAACGCAGCCGTCGATGGCCTGACGCGGGCCGTGGCGGGCGGTGACCTCACCGTCGAGGAGATCACGGTCGACGGGGGGGTGATCAAAGCGGTGTACACCCCCGCCGGTCTGGCGTCCGAGCAGGCACTGGCCGACGACCTGGCCCGTCTCCACGCGACCGGCCGCTCCCGCTTGCGACCGCACCGCGACGGGATCGGCCCGTCGCCGGAGCTCACGGCCGGCCAGGGCGAGGCCGTCCGGTTGGTGTTCGACGCGCCGGTCACGGTCCTGACCGGGGGACCCGGTACCGGGAAGACGCGCACCGTCCAGGAGGTGGTCGCCGCAGCCGAGGCCGTCAGACTCAACGTCGCCCTGTGCGCGCCGACCGGAAGGGCCGCCAAACGCCTGGAGGAGTTGGTCGGTCGCCCCGCCACCACCGTGCACCGCCTCCTCGACGCGCGTCCCACGACCTCCGGCGACGGCCACGGCCGGGGGTTCGCGTTCCGCTACGGGGCGGGGGAGCGGCTGCCGCACGATCTGGTCGTCTGCGACGAGGTGTCGATGTGCGACACGTGGTTGGCGGCGTCGCTGGTGGCTGCGGTCGACGACGGGGCGCACCTGTTGCTGGTGGGCGATCCCGACCAGCTGCCCCCGGTCGGCACCGGTGATGTCGTCCGGGACCTGCTGCGCGCCCAGCTCGTGCCCTCGGTCAGGCTGACGGAGGTCCACCGCCAGGCCGCCACCAGTCGGATCGTGTCGCTGGCCACCGAGGTCAACACCGGAACCCTCGGACAGCTCCGCGCCGTCGACGGCGACGTGATCGTCGCGGAGGAGCCCAAGCGGGCGCGGATCGTGCCGCGCGTCGTCGAGGCGGTCGCCAACCGCATGCCGGCCTACTTCGGGGTCGAGGTCGCTGACATCCAGGTGATCGCGCCGGTGTACCGCGGCGACGCCGGCGTCGATGCGCTCAACGCGGCGTTGAAGGCGGCTCTGAACCCGCCCCGCGGTGCGGCCGTGGCGGGGTTCCGCTCCGGCGACCGGGTGATGCAGACCCGCAACGACGCTGAGCTGGACGTCTCGAACGGCGACATCGGGTACGTGGTCGACGTCGACGCGCGTCGTGGGCAGCTGCGCGTGACGTTCCCCCGCGGAGAGGTCACCTACGACCGCTCCCAGACCCGCGACCTCACCGACGCCTGGGCGATCACCGTGCACAAGGCGCAGGGCGGTGAGTGGCCGGTGGTCGTGTTCGTCTGTGACCGATCCCACCGGGCGATGCTGTGGCGCAACCTGGCCTACACCGCCATCACCCGGGCGCAGCAGGCGCTGGTGGTGGTCGGCCAGAGCGCAGCGCTGGCGGCCGCGGCCGCGCACGACCGGCCGCGCAACCGGCAGACGGCGCTGGACGTACGGCTGCGGCCGGCGGTGCAGCCATGA
- a CDS encoding HIT family protein — MNRECAFCRIVAGEADANTVLDQPDVVAFLDRRPLFPGHVLVVPRQHRHTLIDLPPARLGDLFGAVQRLAAAVPAAVDAAGTFVAINNRVSQSVPHLHVHVVPRTPKDGLRGFFWPRHEYDSDQHAAQVAAAIRDALDRQADTVS; from the coding sequence GTGAACCGCGAGTGCGCGTTCTGTCGCATCGTCGCCGGCGAGGCCGACGCCAACACGGTGCTGGATCAGCCGGACGTGGTGGCCTTCCTCGACCGACGTCCGCTGTTCCCCGGCCACGTCCTCGTGGTTCCCCGCCAGCATCGTCACACCCTGATCGACCTCCCGCCGGCCCGGCTCGGTGACCTCTTCGGCGCGGTGCAGAGGCTGGCCGCCGCGGTGCCCGCCGCGGTCGACGCCGCCGGCACGTTCGTGGCGATCAACAACCGGGTCAGCCAGAGCGTGCCGCACCTGCACGTCCACGTCGTGCCACGCACGCCCAAGGACGGGCTTCGCGGGTTCTTCTGGCCGCGCCACGAGTACGACTCCGACCAGCATGCGGCGCAGGTCGCCGCCGCGATCCGCGACGCGCTGGACCGTCAAGCCGACACCGTGTCGTAG
- a CDS encoding saccharopine dehydrogenase NADP-binding domain-containing protein, producing MAQVGLLGASGYTGRLVAQALDRRRVNLIAAARDAGRVQRAVGHLPAVTEVRAVDVTDRDGLGDLLSGVDVVVSTAGPFVDLGPPVLDAAIRAGVDYVDSTGEQPFLRWAFDERATAAARAGTTAVPACGFDYLPGDLLADVAGTQVESARDVHVAYLVRGSGGWASRGTRRTMVGVLAAPGFAYVDGLEQEEPGQVRRLAWFPRPIGPHHVVGFPGGEPVLVPRHVPHAREVRSYVAIPGVVADLAPLGKWLLRWAPARALLDRLVAAGPEGPAPDRRRQTRWACVAEVVGADGDVARAWAHGRDVYGFTAEAIATVVARLVAGDAHAQGVVAPAEAFDAADLLDELAVEARMRWSVRPPPPLGGT from the coding sequence GTGGCGCAGGTCGGCCTACTCGGCGCCAGTGGCTACACCGGTCGGTTGGTGGCCCAGGCGCTCGACCGCCGCCGCGTGAACCTGATCGCCGCGGCTCGTGACGCCGGTCGCGTGCAGCGAGCTGTCGGCCACCTACCAGCCGTGACCGAGGTCCGCGCCGTGGACGTCACCGATCGGGACGGCCTCGGCGACCTGCTGTCAGGGGTCGACGTGGTCGTCAGTACCGCCGGACCGTTCGTCGATCTGGGACCGCCGGTGCTGGACGCCGCGATCCGCGCCGGTGTCGACTACGTCGATAGCACCGGAGAGCAGCCGTTCCTGCGGTGGGCGTTCGACGAGCGTGCCACGGCGGCCGCTCGTGCCGGCACCACGGCCGTGCCCGCCTGCGGGTTCGACTACCTGCCCGGCGATCTCCTGGCCGACGTCGCAGGGACCCAGGTCGAGTCGGCCCGCGACGTACACGTCGCCTACCTCGTGCGCGGCTCCGGTGGGTGGGCGTCACGCGGAACCCGACGCACCATGGTCGGCGTGCTCGCCGCCCCCGGGTTCGCCTACGTCGACGGCCTGGAGCAGGAGGAACCGGGGCAGGTGCGCCGCCTGGCGTGGTTCCCGCGTCCGATCGGTCCCCATCACGTGGTCGGTTTCCCTGGCGGCGAACCCGTCCTCGTCCCGCGGCACGTCCCGCACGCACGTGAGGTCAGGTCGTACGTGGCCATCCCGGGTGTGGTCGCCGACCTGGCGCCCCTGGGCAAGTGGCTGTTGCGGTGGGCGCCTGCCCGGGCCCTGCTCGACCGTCTGGTGGCGGCCGGTCCGGAGGGTCCTGCCCCCGATCGGCGACGACAGACACGCTGGGCCTGTGTGGCCGAGGTGGTCGGCGCCGACGGAGACGTGGCGCGCGCGTGGGCGCACGGACGCGACGTCTACGGCTTCACGGCCGAGGCGATCGCCACGGTCGTTGCGCGTCTGGTGGCCGGTGACGCGCACGCACAGGGGGTGGTCGCTCCGGCCGAGGCCTTCGACGCCGCTGACCTCCTCGACGAGCTGGCGGTCGAGGCCCGGATGCGCTGGTCGGTCCGCCCGCCGCCGCCGCTGGGAGGCACGTGA
- a CDS encoding GatB/YqeY domain-containing protein, with the protein MKARDRQRVSALRMIVAEIKNAAVDARVGAQGQLPDDVVEQLLQREVKRRREAAQTYRDAGRQERAAAEAAEADIYREYLPEPLSDEELRTLVDAAIAEVGAETSRDIGKVMGVVMPQVGTRAQGARVTTIVRSRLSG; encoded by the coding sequence ATGAAGGCCCGCGACCGCCAGCGGGTCAGCGCGCTTCGGATGATCGTGGCCGAGATCAAGAACGCAGCGGTGGACGCCCGTGTGGGAGCGCAGGGCCAGCTCCCCGACGACGTGGTCGAGCAGCTGCTGCAGCGCGAGGTCAAGCGTCGCCGCGAGGCCGCCCAGACGTACCGTGACGCGGGCCGGCAGGAGCGCGCGGCCGCCGAGGCCGCCGAGGCCGACATCTACCGCGAGTACCTGCCGGAGCCGCTCAGCGACGAGGAGCTGCGCACGCTCGTCGACGCCGCCATCGCCGAGGTGGGGGCCGAAACGTCCCGAGACATCGGCAAGGTCATGGGCGTGGTGATGCCCCAGGTCGGCACCCGCGCCCAGGGTGCGCGCGTCACCACCATCGTCAGGTCGCGCCTGTCGGGCTGA
- a CDS encoding methylcrotonoyl-CoA carboxylase: MAVVRSRVDPTSAAFAANRAHNEALVADLREQLTRAAQGGPQRARERHVDRGKLLPRQRVEALIDPGTPFLELSPLAAHGMYGGDAPGAGLITGIGRIAGVECVVVANDATVKGGTYYPMTVKKHLRAQEIAAANHLPCVYLVDSGGAFLPKQDEVFPDRDDFGRIFYNQARLSAAGIPQLAVVMGSCTAGGAYVPAMSDETIIVAEQGTIFLGGPPLVKAATGEQVSAEELGGGDVHARRSGVADHLAVDDRHALQLARDAVDNLNRSTTTRLDVSTPEDPAYDPSELYGIVPRDLKEPFDVRDVIARLVDGSRFHEFKHLYGTTLVTGFARIHGFPIGVVANNGILFSESALKGAHFIQLCNQRAIPLVFLQNVTGFMVGREYEAGGIAKDGAKMVSAVACSSVPKFTVIIGGSFGAGNYAMCGRAYGPRLLWMWPNARISVMGGEQAATVLATVRRDNLEARGERWSSDEEQAFKTPIREQYERQGHPYYATARLWDDGIIDPVDTRDLLGLAISAALNAPIAQPTWGVFRM, encoded by the coding sequence ATGGCCGTTGTCCGGAGTCGGGTGGATCCGACGTCGGCTGCGTTCGCCGCGAACCGCGCGCACAACGAGGCCCTGGTGGCCGACCTCCGCGAACAGCTGACCCGGGCGGCGCAGGGCGGTCCGCAGCGGGCCCGGGAACGTCACGTCGACCGCGGCAAGCTGCTGCCACGCCAGCGGGTCGAGGCACTGATCGATCCCGGCACCCCGTTCCTGGAGCTGTCACCGCTGGCGGCACACGGCATGTACGGCGGGGACGCGCCGGGCGCCGGGCTGATCACCGGGATCGGTCGGATCGCGGGGGTCGAGTGTGTGGTGGTCGCCAACGACGCGACCGTCAAGGGCGGGACCTACTACCCGATGACGGTGAAGAAGCACCTGCGCGCCCAGGAGATCGCCGCCGCCAACCACCTGCCGTGCGTGTACCTGGTCGACTCGGGTGGGGCGTTCCTGCCCAAGCAGGACGAGGTCTTCCCCGACCGTGACGACTTCGGCCGCATCTTCTACAACCAGGCGAGGTTGTCGGCCGCCGGGATCCCACAGCTCGCGGTCGTGATGGGGTCGTGCACGGCGGGTGGGGCGTACGTCCCGGCGATGAGCGACGAGACGATCATCGTGGCGGAGCAGGGCACGATCTTCCTCGGCGGTCCCCCACTGGTGAAGGCCGCAACCGGCGAACAGGTCTCCGCCGAGGAGCTGGGAGGCGGAGACGTCCACGCACGTCGCTCCGGCGTGGCGGACCACCTGGCGGTCGACGACCGCCACGCCCTGCAGCTGGCCCGGGACGCCGTCGACAACCTCAACCGGAGCACGACCACGCGCCTCGACGTGTCGACGCCCGAGGACCCGGCGTACGACCCGAGTGAGCTGTACGGGATCGTCCCGCGCGACCTCAAGGAACCGTTCGACGTTCGGGACGTCATCGCCCGCCTGGTGGACGGCTCGCGGTTCCACGAGTTCAAGCACCTGTACGGCACCACGCTGGTCACCGGGTTCGCGCGGATCCACGGCTTCCCGATCGGGGTCGTCGCCAACAACGGGATCCTGTTCAGCGAGTCGGCGCTGAAGGGCGCCCACTTCATCCAGCTGTGCAACCAGCGCGCCATCCCCCTGGTCTTCCTGCAGAACGTCACCGGGTTCATGGTCGGTCGGGAGTACGAGGCCGGCGGGATCGCCAAGGACGGGGCGAAGATGGTCTCGGCGGTGGCGTGCTCGTCGGTGCCGAAGTTCACCGTCATCATCGGCGGCTCCTTTGGTGCCGGGAACTACGCCATGTGCGGCCGCGCGTACGGACCGAGGCTGTTGTGGATGTGGCCGAATGCCCGCATCTCGGTGATGGGCGGCGAACAGGCGGCCACCGTGCTCGCCACGGTCCGCCGCGACAACCTGGAGGCACGGGGCGAGAGGTGGTCGAGCGACGAGGAGCAGGCGTTCAAGACGCCGATCCGCGAGCAGTACGAGCGGCAGGGCCACCCCTACTACGCCACGGCTCGGCTGTGGGACGACGGCATCATCGACCCCGTGGACACCCGTGACCTCCTCGGGCTCGCGATCAGCGCTGCGCTGAACGCCCCGATCGCGCAGCCCACGTGGGGTGTGTTCAGGATGTAG
- a CDS encoding enoyl-CoA hydratase/isomerase family protein yields MPDAASVRVQRDGRGIVTVTLERPEVRNAFDAALLAGLRATFSEVADDHGVRVVVLTGAGPTFCAGADLRWMRRAADRSVDDNLRDARELEATLRTVHDCPHPVVARVNGHAFGGGIGLLACADVVVAGRGARFGFGEVRVGLAPAVIAPYVVRRTGPARGRRLFLTGERFDAEAGVRFGLVDHAVADDELDTAVADVVGDLLRGGPEAQREVKALVARVTATASLEDAAAITTEAISRLRVSAEAQDGMLAFLEKRPAAWAPDD; encoded by the coding sequence ATGCCAGACGCAGCGTCGGTGCGTGTGCAGCGAGACGGGCGAGGGATCGTGACGGTCACTCTCGAACGCCCCGAGGTGCGCAACGCCTTCGACGCCGCGCTCCTCGCGGGACTGCGCGCCACGTTCTCCGAAGTCGCCGATGACCACGGGGTCCGGGTTGTGGTGCTGACCGGGGCCGGGCCGACCTTCTGCGCCGGCGCGGACCTGCGCTGGATGCGCAGGGCCGCCGACCGTTCCGTCGACGACAACCTCCGCGACGCCCGGGAACTCGAGGCGACGCTCCGTACCGTCCACGACTGTCCGCACCCCGTCGTCGCTCGCGTCAACGGCCACGCGTTCGGCGGCGGGATCGGGCTGCTGGCCTGCGCCGACGTGGTGGTCGCGGGGCGCGGTGCCCGGTTCGGCTTCGGCGAGGTCCGGGTGGGTCTGGCGCCGGCGGTGATCGCTCCCTACGTCGTGCGACGCACCGGACCAGCTCGAGGCCGGCGCCTGTTCCTCACCGGAGAGCGTTTCGACGCTGAGGCCGGGGTCCGCTTCGGTCTGGTGGACCACGCCGTGGCTGACGACGAGCTCGACACCGCGGTTGCCGACGTGGTCGGCGACCTGCTGCGCGGCGGTCCCGAGGCGCAGCGAGAGGTGAAGGCGTTGGTGGCGCGGGTGACAGCCACCGCCAGCTTGGAGGACGCCGCTGCGATCACCACCGAAGCGATCTCCCGCCTCCGCGTCTCCGCCGAAGCGCAGGACGGCATGTTGGCTTTCCTGGAGAAGCGCCCCGCCGCGTGGGCCCCCGACGACTGA
- a CDS encoding ATP-grasp domain-containing protein has protein sequence MFAKVLIANRGEIARRVVRTCRELGVATVAVYSDADAHEPHVHEADEAVRLGPAPAAESYLNVQRIVAAAVRTAVEAVHPGYGFLAENADLAQACEDKGVVFVGPRPATLRLVGNKAAAKRSAQGAGIPVIPGVHDPDLDDGALVAAAQAVGYPLLVKAVAGGGGRGLRRVDRPGDVADALVAARQESRAAFGDDRLFLEKLVQRPRHIEIQIFGDRHGDVVHLFERECSVQRRYQKLVEEAPSPALDEDLRQAMAEAAVAAARSVDYVGAGTVELLLSDVSRDFWFLEMNARLQVEHPVTEAITGIDLVEWQLRIAAGQPLPLRQDELSRDGHAIEARVYAEDPARGHLPQTGRILTFDVPASPGVRVDAGVVPGSRVTPHYDALLAKLIVHGRSRREAVARMRRLLADTSVLGVTTNVAFLHDIIDHGAFTAAALTTAFLHDHLRGWVPPAPPVEALAAAAAALVRRGAGHGRGGDPWETLGPWRVAGVGGWRVTLRDDRGTAHALVVGGRGDRLRVQVGGSSHDVVVTADEPLLNRLDLEVDGREAATRVAIDVSDRPHGEGGEVVWVHTSGVTTWFGVVAPTRHPQRRLLTAGAALTSPMPGTVTSVPVTAGDHVDGGQVLVTVEAMKVQHPVRAPAPGTVTAVRVAAGDVVDADQPLVEVGPDMEGDGG, from the coding sequence GTGTTCGCCAAGGTGCTGATCGCCAACCGCGGCGAGATCGCCCGACGCGTGGTTCGAACCTGCCGCGAGCTGGGGGTCGCCACGGTCGCCGTGTACAGCGACGCCGACGCGCACGAGCCGCACGTCCACGAGGCCGACGAGGCGGTCCGGCTGGGTCCCGCCCCGGCCGCGGAGAGCTACCTGAACGTGCAGCGGATCGTCGCGGCCGCCGTGCGAACCGCGGTGGAGGCGGTCCACCCCGGTTACGGGTTCCTGGCCGAGAACGCCGACCTGGCCCAGGCCTGCGAGGACAAGGGTGTCGTGTTCGTGGGGCCGCGCCCGGCCACGCTGCGGCTCGTGGGGAACAAGGCGGCCGCCAAGCGGTCCGCGCAAGGCGCCGGCATCCCGGTCATACCGGGCGTGCACGATCCCGACCTCGATGATGGGGCCCTGGTCGCTGCGGCGCAGGCCGTGGGCTACCCGCTGCTCGTGAAGGCGGTCGCGGGCGGTGGCGGCCGCGGGCTGCGGCGCGTGGACCGGCCTGGCGATGTCGCAGATGCGCTCGTCGCCGCGCGGCAGGAGTCCCGCGCGGCGTTCGGTGACGACCGGCTGTTCCTCGAGAAGCTCGTGCAGCGACCACGCCACATCGAGATCCAGATCTTCGGTGACCGCCACGGTGACGTGGTGCACCTGTTCGAGCGCGAATGCTCGGTGCAGCGCCGCTACCAGAAGCTGGTCGAGGAGGCGCCGTCCCCGGCCCTCGACGAGGACCTGCGCCAGGCGATGGCCGAGGCCGCGGTCGCGGCCGCCCGGTCGGTGGACTACGTCGGGGCGGGCACTGTGGAGCTGCTGCTGTCGGACGTCTCGCGCGACTTCTGGTTCCTGGAGATGAACGCCCGCCTGCAGGTCGAACACCCCGTGACCGAGGCGATCACGGGGATCGACCTGGTGGAGTGGCAGCTGCGGATCGCCGCTGGCCAACCCCTGCCGCTGCGGCAGGACGAGCTGTCCCGCGACGGACACGCCATCGAGGCCCGCGTGTACGCCGAGGATCCCGCACGGGGGCACCTGCCCCAGACCGGCCGGATCCTCACCTTCGACGTCCCCGCCTCCCCCGGCGTCCGTGTCGACGCCGGCGTCGTCCCGGGCAGCCGCGTGACCCCCCACTACGACGCGCTGCTGGCCAAGCTGATCGTGCACGGCCGTTCCCGCCGGGAGGCGGTGGCCCGCATGCGACGGCTCCTGGCGGATACCTCGGTGTTGGGCGTGACGACGAACGTGGCGTTCCTGCACGACATCATCGACCACGGCGCGTTCACCGCCGCGGCGTTGACGACCGCCTTCCTGCACGACCACCTGCGCGGTTGGGTGCCTCCTGCCCCGCCGGTGGAGGCGTTGGCCGCCGCCGCAGCCGCGCTGGTTCGGCGGGGCGCTGGCCACGGTCGAGGCGGCGACCCGTGGGAGACGTTGGGCCCGTGGCGGGTCGCTGGGGTCGGGGGCTGGCGGGTCACCCTCCGCGACGACCGCGGCACAGCCCACGCGCTCGTCGTCGGTGGGCGTGGCGACCGTCTGCGCGTTCAGGTCGGCGGATCCTCACACGACGTCGTCGTCACCGCCGACGAGCCGCTCCTCAACAGGCTGGACCTCGAGGTGGACGGCCGCGAGGCCGCGACGCGGGTGGCGATCGACGTCAGTGACCGCCCCCACGGGGAGGGGGGTGAGGTGGTGTGGGTGCACACCAGCGGTGTCACGACCTGGTTCGGTGTCGTCGCCCCGACCCGCCACCCTCAGCGGCGTCTGCTGACGGCGGGCGCGGCGTTGACGTCGCCGATGCCGGGGACGGTGACATCGGTGCCCGTGACCGCCGGTGACCACGTCGACGGCGGCCAGGTCCTCGTCACGGTCGAAGCGATGAAGGTGCAGCATCCCGTCCGCGCGCCCGCGCCAGGGACGGTGACCGCCGTCCGCGTGGCGGCCGGCGACGTGGTGGACGCGGACCAACCGCTGGTGGAGGTCGGGCCGGACATGGAGGGCGACGGGGGATGA